The DNA region CCATGCGCGCCATCGCTCCCGACGGCCGGGGCGCGCCCAGTCCACCAGCCACGCGTCTGTCTGGCGCCGATCCCATCCCGCCTGACGATCGAGCACCGTGGCCGCGGTGCTGCCGTAGCCGGCCTGCGCGAGCACGGCCGCGGCTGCGACAGCCCGGGGCAGTTGGCCCGCCTCGCCGGCCAGCAGGCTGCCATGCGCGTACGTGGCGACGCCCTCGATCGACCACCGCGCGGGCTGCCCGCCGGCCACGGCAGGATCGACCCGCCGGGGATGGTCCCACGGGAACCGGCAATCGACGAGCCCGTAGCCGCGCGAGGCGAGCCACGCGTCGACATCGGCGTACACCGGCTGGTCGTGATAGACGGGGCGCAGCGCGACGGCTGTCCGCACGACCGTGATGCGGCCGGTGCGAAGCAGGCCGTCGGCGCCCCGCAGCGCGTCGAGCTCGCCGCCCTCGAGCGACAGCGACAGCAGCAGCACGTCGCGCACGCCTGCCTGCTCGGCCCACGCGTCGAGCGTGGTGGCCTGCACGTCGATGGCCTCGACGACCCGCCGTGCGTCGAGCCAGGCGGCGTGGTCGGCCATGTGGCCGTAGATCTCGTCGCAGGCGTCGAGGTCGAGCGACAGTCGCGTGCCCAGTGCCGGATCCTGGGTGCGCTTCCACGGCACCGTCCCGACGTGCGAGGCCAGGAGCGTCGCGCCCCGGGCGTCGCCGTGGTTGGACGGATGGCACACGTGCCAGGCGAGCAGGTCCGCGAGCGCGGGCAGCGGCGGTATCGTGCGCGCCGCGCCGCCGTGCACGCACGTCCACGGCCCGCTCGCCGCCAGGAGGTCCCGCGCCGCGCGGCTCATGCCGACCGGCGCCGCAGCCAGCGCAGGGCTCGACGTGGCAGCGCGGCATGGCGTCGCGCGCTCGCCGTCCACGCCGCCAGCGCGAAATCCACGTCGCGACGCGACAGGCCCGCATGACGGGCCAGCCAGGTCGCGGCCGTCCGCGGTTGACCGAGGTGCGCCAGGACCCGTGCGCCGGCAGCAGCCAGGTCGACGCGATCGGACGCGTCCCAGCATTCGGGACGCCATGCGAAGACGGCGTCGCCCACGGCCGTCCACCGCGGCGGCTCGGCATAGCGCGCGCCCAGGTGGTGTCCCATGCGCCGGTGGGGATGGAAATGGCAGTCCACGAGGCTGAAGCCGGTGTCGCGCATGAAGCGGTGCACCTCGGGAAACAGCGCCTGCCCGCGATACACCGGCAGGAAGCTCACCTCGCAGTACACGACGGCCACGTCCCCTGACCCGAGCAGCCCGTGCGCGCCGCGGAGGATGTCGAGTTCGGTTCCCTGCGTGTCGAGCTTGAGCAGGTGAACGCGTCGGACGCCGGCCTGCCGCGCCCACGTGTCGAGTGCGATCGTCTCGACCTCGCACGTGGCCACCGTCTCGATGGCGCGTGCCCAGGCGGGGTAGTCGAGCATGCGGCCGAAGTGCCGAGCGTATGCCTCGAGGTCCGGCGCCAGCAGGGAACTCATGCTCGGGTGTCGCGCCAGGTGCAGCGTGCGCCGGCCGTCCGCCGCGTCGAGGGCCCACGGCCAGGCACGCAGCGTCATGTCGTCGCGGGTCGACACCAGCGCGGCGCAGGCGACCGGGTCGGGCTCGAACGCGTGCACCTCGAGGTGAGCCTGCACGCCGGGCAGCAGGTGCCATCCGCCGCGCGCGCCGCCGTCGACGACCACCAGGCGCGGACGTTCCGTCACGACGGCCGCGCCAGTCACGCCGAGCCTGCCTGCGAGTGCAGTGACCGCGCGAAGGCGACGAGCCGATCGGCGCGGGAGAACGTCGTGTGATCGCGCCAGGCGCGCCGCAGGGCGCGGCGGGCCACGGCCTGGCGTTCGTCGGGGCGCGGCAGGTACCAGGCGCACGCCCTGGCGAACCCCGCGTCGTCATCGGCCTGCACCAGTTCGTCGTCGGCGAAGAACCTGGCGGTCACCGGCGTGCGGTGCGTCACCTGGAATGCGCCGCAGGCGGCCGCAGCGAAGACGCGGTAGGTGATCTCGAGCGGTTGGTCGCGCAGGAACGGGACCAGGGGCGCCAGGGCGATCCGGCTCGCGGAGAAGAGCGCCGGGAGGTCGGCGGGCGCAACGCGTGGCGACCCGAAGCGCCAGCCGCTGCCGACCCAGAGCCCGGGGGAAGCCGAGAGCACCGGCCGCAGGACGTCGTAGGCGACGGCCAGGCGGTCGGCGGTGAGCGTCGAGGCCATGAACCAGGCGTGCGCACGCGCCACCGGCCGGGGGCCATCGCTGAACGGATCGCAGGCCTGCGGCAAGGCGAGGTAGCGGAAGCCGGCCGCCGACAGGGGCGCGGCGTACCGCTGGAAGTACTCCGGCTCGTACAGCGAAAGGAAGGCGTCGGCCGTGCGGCCTGCCAGCGCGAGCCGCGTGCGCGCCTCGTCGTCGGCATCCATGCGCGCCGCGTGCGGGAAACCTGCCGGCGCCATGTGCACGAGCAGGCGGAGTCCGCGGCGCGTCGCCAGGTCGTCGCGCGCGCCTGCGTCGAGCCGCGCATGCACGGACGCGCGGTCCGGCGCCACCAGCAAGGTGGGGCAGACGGCGCGCCACTGGCTCTCCCAGTCGGGGGCGTCCTCGCTGACCACGGCGGTGGGGACGCCCATGTGCCTGAGGGCCGTGCCGAGGGTGTCGAACCAGATCAGGCCACTGATGGTGGGCGGCCGCACCAGGAACGCCCGGAGCCCCGTGCCTGCGTGGCGGTCGCGCGCGTCGGCGATGGCTGCAGCCCGTAGTGCGTCCGCCTCGGCGATCAGCCCGGCATCAGGCGGCTCGGCGGGCAGCGCAGGTCGTCGCTGCCCGGCGCGCCAGGCGGCGCGCACCGACAGCCACCGTGGGATCTGTCGGGCACGAGCCATCCACCGCGCGGGCGTCACGAGCGATACGCCCCGCATGCGGACGGTGAGGGAGGCGGCACGTTGCCGAGTATAGCCACGGGACTCATCGTGGCCGTCGGAACGGTGCCTTCGGCCCGTACCTCGGCGCGCGCACGCCAGCGGCCCACAACAGGCGGATGACCCGGAACGCCTGCGGCGCGAACGGCGCGAGCAGGGCCACCATGCGCTCGTCGGTGGCGCGTGGCTCGTTGGCCAGCGCCCAGGCCACGGTGCTGGGCAGGTGGAAGTCCCCGACGGGAACCGGCTCCGGTCGGCCCAGGCGCACCCCCAGCGCCATCGCCGACGTCCACGGCCCGACGCCCGGCACCGACTGCAGCAGCGCGTCCGCATCAGCGGTGGGCAGGTCCGCCGCGCGTTGCAGCGTCCGCGCGACGCGCGCGACGGCCACCAGCGTGCGCGCCTGCTGCCAGCCGATGCCGAGATCGGCGATCGTCTCCGGCCCCACCGCGCGAAGCTTGCGGGCCGTCGGTGGCAGCCGCAAGGGCATCGGTCCGGGAGCGACATCGCCCAGGCGATCGCAGAGCCGCCGCCACATGCCCGTCGCCTCTTCCCACGTCACCCGCTGCTGGAGGACGAATGTGACGAGCGCCTCGAACACGTCGCGCGTGTCGGCGAGGCGGAGCCCGCGATGCTGCTCGAGCAGTCGGTCGACCGCCGGATGCGCGGGCAGGCGCCAGGCCGGCTCGGCGAGCCCCACCCAGCGCGGGACGTCGCCGAGCGCCGTGGCGGCACCGGGTCCCCACGCCTCGGCCTGCAGCGACTCGCCAATCGCCAGGCGCACCGCCGCGGGCCCGTCTGGCGTGTGCGTCGCCTTCCAGAGGCCGTCCGGCTCGCGTCGCAACGTCGGGTCGTGAGGGCCCGTGCGCAGCAGCGCGGTGGTGGTGAAGAAGTCGTAGGCCGGAGGCAGGGGCCACTCGGCGCGTGCGTCCGGCGTCATGAGGGCGCGGATCGGGGATCGGGGAAGGCGGATCGGGGACCGCGGGATCGCTGCGTCACTCCTCGGGCCTGGGCAGCCAGAGCACGAGGACGCGCCCGACCTTCTGCACGAGCGCCGCGCCGGTCCGCTCGCAGATCGCCGTGCTCACCGCCGCGCGCTCCTCGCGCTCGCCCTCGCCGACCTTCACCTTGATCAGCTCGTGGGTCTCGAGGGCGCGGACGATGTCGGCGACGACGCCGTCGGTGAGGCCGGCGTGGCCGATACGCACGACCGGCTCGAGGGCATGGGCG from Luteitalea sp. TBR-22 includes:
- a CDS encoding FkbM family methyltransferase, producing the protein MSRAARDLLAASGPWTCVHGGAARTIPPLPALADLLAWHVCHPSNHGDARGATLLASHVGTVPWKRTQDPALGTRLSLDLDACDEIYGHMADHAAWLDARRVVEAIDVQATTLDAWAEQAGVRDVLLLSLSLEGGELDALRGADGLLRTGRITVVRTAVALRPVYHDQPVYADVDAWLASRGYGLVDCRFPWDHPRRVDPAVAGGQPARWSIEGVATYAHGSLLAGEAGQLPRAVAAAAVLAQAGYGSTAATVLDRQAGWDRRQTDAWLVDWARPGRRERWRAWWRSRLARR
- a CDS encoding FkbM family methyltransferase; amino-acid sequence: MTERPRLVVVDGGARGGWHLLPGVQAHLEVHAFEPDPVACAALVSTRDDMTLRAWPWALDAADGRRTLHLARHPSMSSLLAPDLEAYARHFGRMLDYPAWARAIETVATCEVETIALDTWARQAGVRRVHLLKLDTQGTELDILRGAHGLLGSGDVAVVYCEVSFLPVYRGQALFPEVHRFMRDTGFSLVDCHFHPHRRMGHHLGARYAEPPRWTAVGDAVFAWRPECWDASDRVDLAAAGARVLAHLGQPRTAATWLARHAGLSRRDVDFALAAWTASARRHAALPRRALRWLRRRSA
- a CDS encoding glycosyltransferase, with the protein product MARARQIPRWLSVRAAWRAGQRRPALPAEPPDAGLIAEADALRAAAIADARDRHAGTGLRAFLVRPPTISGLIWFDTLGTALRHMGVPTAVVSEDAPDWESQWRAVCPTLLVAPDRASVHARLDAGARDDLATRRGLRLLVHMAPAGFPHAARMDADDEARTRLALAGRTADAFLSLYEPEYFQRYAAPLSAAGFRYLALPQACDPFSDGPRPVARAHAWFMASTLTADRLAVAYDVLRPVLSASPGLWVGSGWRFGSPRVAPADLPALFSASRIALAPLVPFLRDQPLEITYRVFAAAACGAFQVTHRTPVTARFFADDELVQADDDAGFARACAWYLPRPDERQAVARRALRRAWRDHTTFSRADRLVAFARSLHSQAGSA
- a CDS encoding DNA-3-methyladenine glycosylase codes for the protein MTPDARAEWPLPPAYDFFTTTALLRTGPHDPTLRREPDGLWKATHTPDGPAAVRLAIGESLQAEAWGPGAATALGDVPRWVGLAEPAWRLPAHPAVDRLLEQHRGLRLADTRDVFEALVTFVLQQRVTWEEATGMWRRLCDRLGDVAPGPMPLRLPPTARKLRAVGPETIADLGIGWQQARTLVAVARVARTLQRAADLPTADADALLQSVPGVGPWTSAMALGVRLGRPEPVPVGDFHLPSTVAWALANEPRATDERMVALLAPFAPQAFRVIRLLWAAGVRAPRYGPKAPFRRPR
- the yhbY gene encoding ribosome assembly RNA-binding protein YhbY, producing MSDAADHPAPTRRAPALDARARAALKARAHALEPVVRIGHAGLTDGVVADIVRALETHELIKVKVGEGEREERAAVSTAICERTGAALVQKVGRVLVLWLPRPEE